The proteins below are encoded in one region of Nitrospira lenta:
- a CDS encoding ubiquinol-cytochrome c reductase iron-sulfur subunit, with amino-acid sequence MMQPKLTSKVRATDREIGEVSKVIVDPLSHEISHIVVSMNGNGERQVPMTFVQAVTDDLVELRAAAGDILELPPFKRDDYVTTHEVEIAHLEDKIHVTPGEVLVPFPELEKSVKRRTFFMNFTHVIGFLIGLPIAFPVLRYLMKPMYSPFDNGWLKIGNVSKIKQDDIGFQFKYKRKVKEAYMPESEIEKNVWVLKVTPAVQEKIYQGKDMEFKDASGKTVWTNKKDFPYVAYSGKCPHLGCGYKWRQHKVLGQVFLCPCHLSIYDASGKVLDGPAPRALDSLPIRVSATGEVEIIDMEFKAGTKSQIRII; translated from the coding sequence ATGATGCAGCCGAAACTCACATCCAAAGTCCGCGCGACGGACCGCGAAATCGGGGAAGTCTCAAAGGTCATCGTCGATCCGCTCTCGCACGAGATCAGCCATATCGTTGTGTCGATGAATGGCAACGGGGAGCGTCAGGTTCCCATGACATTCGTGCAGGCCGTGACCGACGACCTTGTTGAATTGCGCGCCGCCGCCGGCGACATTCTCGAGCTGCCGCCGTTCAAGCGTGACGACTATGTGACGACGCACGAGGTCGAGATCGCGCATCTTGAGGACAAGATTCATGTTACGCCGGGTGAAGTGCTGGTGCCCTTCCCTGAGCTGGAGAAGAGCGTCAAGCGCCGTACGTTCTTCATGAATTTCACCCACGTCATCGGTTTCTTGATCGGCCTTCCGATTGCCTTTCCGGTTCTGCGCTACCTCATGAAGCCGATGTATTCACCGTTCGATAATGGGTGGCTGAAGATCGGCAACGTCAGCAAGATTAAGCAGGACGATATCGGCTTCCAGTTTAAGTACAAGCGCAAGGTCAAAGAAGCCTACATGCCGGAATCCGAGATTGAAAAAAACGTCTGGGTACTGAAGGTGACTCCTGCCGTTCAGGAAAAGATCTACCAGGGCAAGGACATGGAGTTTAAGGATGCCTCCGGGAAGACAGTCTGGACGAACAAGAAAGATTTTCCCTATGTGGCCTATTCAGGGAAATGTCCGCACTTGGGCTGCGGTTACAAGTGGCGCCAGCATAAAGTCTTGGGGCAGGTATTCCTGTGTCCCTGCCATTTGAGCATCTATGACGCGTCCGGAAAAGTGCTCGACGGACCAGCACCGCGCGCGCTCGACTCGCTTCCTATTCGGGTATCGGCGACGGGCGAAGTCGAAATTATCGATATGGAATTTAAGGCCGGTACTAAATCTCAAATCCGGATCATCTGA
- a CDS encoding cytochrome ubiquinol oxidase subunit I: protein MMQRPGMFERLIRFCTESPAAVAAFVATLGALAAPVVGWAADSGGASAVAYRDVPGIGSRNLVWIVAQLHLLLAGFVLGVPIFAWLCEVVGWKSGEKRYDKLAKEFTKLLSSAYSTTALFGGILLFILIGAYPKLMAYLSDIFFPSFMVYCALFLLETATLYMYWYGWDAMSEGRSKVFHLVLGFLLNVFAFFIMIIPNSWATFQASPVVIAEGSDMARAWAATWNPTWWPVNIHRLIANVVLGGYICGAYAGIRYLSARTPEEREHYDWMGYVGNFIGVFGLLPLPFAGYWLMREIYQYNQQMGITLMGGFLSWLFILQAMLIGVLFLGSNYYFWMGITHRIPGSELRYRKPILAMLIILLLCLGVWMTPHSLVASLEEARKMGGTHHPLLGVFGVMSAKMTVSNLMILVTFMSFIMYWRAGKEDTATWAKLANAVMGAVLIIAGIVVVVLGVWGYFVPAIVRINYFSTSQVLLVIFVMVTITPLTALLLKSAKTTTEMVWGKMPPRAGYALVLNAIMVILLMTLMGYARSSSRVHWHVYGVMRDSSQYAFSPALGYAAALMAANTFMFCMIVAFIFWVATMGDKAKHTHGGNEKSGEGHGALPAMAGGSQTLDKQI, encoded by the coding sequence ATGATGCAACGGCCTGGAATGTTTGAACGGCTTATTCGGTTCTGTACCGAATCGCCTGCTGCAGTGGCTGCCTTCGTGGCGACCCTGGGGGCGCTTGCCGCTCCGGTTGTCGGGTGGGCGGCGGATTCCGGCGGTGCATCGGCCGTGGCCTATCGTGACGTGCCCGGTATCGGGAGCCGGAACCTGGTATGGATCGTCGCGCAGCTGCATCTTTTGCTCGCGGGTTTCGTGCTCGGTGTGCCGATTTTCGCGTGGTTGTGTGAAGTAGTCGGCTGGAAGAGCGGAGAAAAGCGGTACGACAAGCTGGCCAAAGAGTTTACCAAGCTGTTGAGTTCCGCCTATTCGACCACTGCCTTGTTCGGCGGTATTCTGTTGTTCATCCTCATCGGCGCCTATCCCAAGCTGATGGCGTATCTTAGCGACATCTTTTTCCCCTCGTTCATGGTCTATTGCGCGTTGTTCCTGCTCGAAACCGCCACCCTCTACATGTACTGGTATGGGTGGGATGCCATGTCGGAAGGCCGCAGCAAGGTCTTTCACCTGGTGTTGGGTTTCCTGCTGAACGTGTTTGCCTTCTTCATCATGATCATCCCGAACTCCTGGGCGACGTTCCAGGCGAGTCCGGTCGTCATTGCCGAAGGGTCGGATATGGCGAGGGCCTGGGCGGCGACGTGGAATCCCACGTGGTGGCCGGTCAATATCCATCGGCTGATCGCCAACGTCGTGCTCGGCGGCTACATCTGCGGCGCGTATGCGGGTATTCGTTATCTCTCCGCGCGGACCCCGGAAGAACGCGAGCATTATGATTGGATGGGGTACGTCGGAAATTTCATCGGCGTATTCGGTCTGCTCCCCTTGCCGTTTGCCGGCTACTGGCTGATGCGTGAAATCTATCAGTACAACCAGCAGATGGGCATCACCCTCATGGGTGGATTCCTCTCTTGGCTGTTCATTCTACAAGCCATGTTGATCGGCGTCTTGTTCCTTGGCTCCAATTACTACTTTTGGATGGGCATCACGCATCGCATCCCTGGGTCGGAGCTGCGCTATCGCAAACCGATTTTGGCCATGCTCATTATCCTGCTGCTCTGTCTGGGCGTCTGGATGACTCCCCACTCACTCGTGGCGAGTCTGGAAGAGGCCAGAAAGATGGGTGGCACGCATCATCCCTTGCTGGGCGTCTTCGGCGTCATGTCGGCCAAAATGACGGTGTCGAATCTCATGATTCTCGTCACCTTCATGAGCTTCATCATGTACTGGCGGGCCGGTAAGGAAGACACCGCGACGTGGGCGAAGCTGGCCAACGCCGTGATGGGCGCCGTGCTCATCATTGCGGGTATCGTGGTGGTGGTGTTGGGCGTCTGGGGTTACTTCGTCCCGGCCATTGTCCGCATCAACTACTTCTCGACCTCTCAGGTGTTGCTCGTCATCTTTGTTATGGTCACCATCACGCCATTGACGGCGTTGCTCCTGAAAAGCGCAAAAACTACCACTGAGATGGTCTGGGGGAAAATGCCTCCGCGCGCTGGATATGCGTTGGTGCTGAACGCCATCATGGTTATTCTCCTGATGACCTTGATGGGCTATGCGCGATCCTCCTCACGCGTCCACTGGCATGTGTACGGGGTCATGCGAGACTCATCGCAATACGCATTCTCTCCTGCCTTGGGGTATGCTGCGGCGCTGATGGCTGCCAACACGTTTATGTTCTGCATGATCGTGGCGTTCATCTTCTGGGTGGCCACCATGGGCGATAAAGCGAAACATACGCACGGCGGCAATGAAAAGAGTGGCGAAGGCCATGGGGCGTTGCCGGCTATGGCGGGTGGCTCTCAAACATTGGACAAGCAGATCTAA
- a CDS encoding c-type cytochrome translates to MGGSLVRPVVLILLMYVFLKFVVPNIPGSAPLPSSLIFLYLMLTTTGIVIFATLSRESKDAFFAPILNFLTGENIGAMQAARYGFLILFPLLVGWQTYGSTATSDAPPAENRTIHPAPPGEYTGLSNPVSKTPENIMQGKGFYAAFCSPCHGGKFDGKGPAARGFNPPPANFSDPTTIAMLQESYLFWRIKKGGVGLPIEGMPWKSAMPRWEVELPDEWIWKIIMGEYDGAHQSPRTWE, encoded by the coding sequence ATGGGCGGCTCCCTCGTGAGACCAGTAGTGCTGATTCTTTTGATGTATGTGTTTCTGAAATTCGTCGTGCCGAATATTCCAGGCTCCGCGCCCTTGCCGTCCAGCCTGATTTTTCTCTACCTCATGCTGACGACGACGGGCATCGTCATTTTCGCGACCCTGAGCCGCGAATCGAAGGACGCCTTCTTCGCACCGATTCTGAATTTTCTCACGGGCGAAAACATCGGTGCCATGCAAGCCGCCCGCTACGGCTTCTTGATCCTCTTCCCGTTGTTGGTCGGCTGGCAAACCTACGGGAGCACCGCGACGAGCGATGCGCCTCCCGCGGAAAACCGCACCATCCATCCGGCTCCTCCGGGAGAGTACACCGGCCTGTCGAATCCGGTCTCGAAGACGCCTGAAAATATCATGCAGGGAAAGGGCTTCTACGCCGCCTTCTGTTCGCCCTGTCACGGCGGCAAGTTTGACGGCAAAGGCCCGGCGGCTCGCGGCTTCAATCCCCCGCCCGCCAATTTCTCCGACCCCACAACGATCGCCATGCTCCAAGAAAGCTATTTGTTCTGGCGGATCAAGAAGGGCGGCGTCGGTCTCCCGATCGAGGGCATGCCCTGGAAGTCGGCGATGCCGCGCTGGGAAGTGGAATTGCCGGATGAGTGGATCTGGAAGATCATCATGGGCGAGTACGACGGCGCCCACCAGTCACCGAGAACGTGGGAATAA
- the hpnH gene encoding adenosyl-hopene transferase HpnH — protein sequence MAVPVSQMYTVASYVLGQKFKRVKRYPLVLMLEPLFRCNLACAGCGKIQYPDHILDKRLTPEQCWAAAEECGAPIVAIPGGEPLIHPEIGRIVEGLVAQKRYLYVCTNAILLERKLKEFTPSKYLTFSVHMDGLKNEHDLAVCRDGVYEIAVKAIKEALKRGHRVTTNTTLFDDANPDRVRKFFDEMMDLGVEGMMISPGYSYQKAPDQQHFLKKAKTRDLFSKILGRPKARWKFNQSPLFLDFLMGKKEYQCTPWGNPTYNVFGWQKPCYLLQEGYATTFRELMETTEWQDYGTSKNEKCAECMVHCGYEASAVSDTFGTVSGFARTAKLTLLPTSR from the coding sequence ATGGCCGTTCCGGTTTCCCAAATGTATACAGTCGCGTCGTACGTGCTTGGCCAGAAGTTCAAGCGAGTGAAGCGCTATCCGCTAGTCTTGATGCTTGAGCCGCTCTTTCGCTGCAATCTGGCCTGCGCCGGTTGTGGAAAGATCCAATATCCCGACCACATTCTCGACAAGCGATTGACTCCTGAGCAATGTTGGGCCGCGGCTGAGGAATGTGGCGCGCCGATCGTGGCGATTCCCGGTGGTGAGCCTCTGATCCATCCTGAGATCGGGCGGATCGTCGAAGGTTTGGTGGCGCAAAAGCGGTATCTCTACGTGTGCACGAACGCCATTTTGCTGGAGCGGAAACTCAAGGAGTTTACACCGTCAAAGTATCTGACCTTCAGTGTCCATATGGACGGGCTGAAGAACGAGCACGACCTTGCGGTCTGCCGGGACGGGGTCTACGAGATTGCGGTGAAGGCAATCAAAGAGGCGTTGAAGCGCGGGCATCGGGTCACGACGAACACCACGTTGTTCGATGACGCCAATCCTGACCGCGTGAGAAAGTTCTTCGACGAAATGATGGATCTGGGCGTCGAGGGCATGATGATCTCACCGGGGTACAGCTACCAGAAGGCTCCCGATCAACAGCATTTCTTGAAGAAGGCGAAGACGCGCGACCTGTTCTCAAAAATCCTGGGTCGGCCGAAGGCGAGATGGAAGTTCAATCAATCGCCGCTTTTTCTCGATTTCTTGATGGGGAAGAAAGAATATCAGTGCACGCCTTGGGGGAACCCGACGTACAACGTGTTCGGATGGCAGAAGCCCTGCTATCTCCTGCAGGAAGGCTACGCCACGACGTTTCGCGAGTTGATGGAAACGACCGAGTGGCAGGATTACGGGACGAGTAAGAATGAAAAATGCGCCGAATGCATGGTGCATTGTGGGTACGAAGCTTCAGCGGTCAGCGACACGTTCGGCACGGTGTCAGGATTTGCTCGGACCGCCAAGCTCACGCTGTTGCCTACGTCGCGGTAA
- a CDS encoding cytochrome ubiquinol oxidase subunit I — MKTWQRSLMALIALLALFGGTAYAQAPGTPPVEFPYTGNRTAVWIVAQLHILFAGFILGAPIFVVISEWLGYRKQDPRYDRLAKEVTKVTVILYSMTALTGGLFIFVLLATYPQFTTWLINHFFIVFAVIYPLLFIGETFVLYMYFYTWDSWKGNKKARHIALGVLLNLIGSITLFVIDGPTSFMNTPVKAEGVSPVEFLATASIWDKMFNYSWMPLNMHRLVGNVTFGGFVAGLIAAYMYMGSTKDEERAYYDWMGFVGNMIGVGALLFLPFMGYLLAYELCDYDASICPYMMADQLSMFFEMQGAMIGLIFLASNYYIWLSMKRIEGVEKVRMTIIAPIVMIILPLVMTKVLTDYPAPDPKSLMFLVPMLLAPAILGRFIPITVSSRTVIKIGFLMVVVGNAIWLTPHGFAPTGAKLVAELELPSDWNFLALMPAKNSAAFTLVFVTVVNYIIYNRAVTQGTIVWGKIDYASQFVLIFLAFSAIWTMGLMGAVRSLLRKYFHTYNLLPDFTAESFTPTLAYSAWYITGITVVFYAVVSFAIIVTLRASHPKEHAPEGSPVPAGAK; from the coding sequence ATGAAAACATGGCAGCGCAGTCTCATGGCTCTCATTGCGCTTCTGGCGCTGTTCGGCGGGACGGCCTATGCGCAGGCACCAGGCACGCCGCCGGTTGAATTCCCGTATACCGGGAACCGGACAGCGGTCTGGATCGTCGCTCAGCTCCATATCTTGTTTGCGGGATTCATTCTTGGGGCTCCGATATTCGTGGTGATATCGGAGTGGCTGGGGTACCGGAAGCAGGATCCGCGCTACGATCGATTGGCAAAAGAGGTCACGAAGGTCACGGTTATTCTTTACAGTATGACGGCGTTGACCGGCGGATTGTTCATCTTCGTGTTGTTGGCGACCTATCCGCAGTTCACGACCTGGCTGATCAATCACTTCTTCATTGTCTTCGCCGTGATCTATCCGCTGCTGTTCATCGGCGAGACATTCGTGCTCTACATGTATTTCTATACGTGGGACTCATGGAAGGGGAACAAGAAGGCGCGTCACATTGCGCTTGGCGTGCTCTTGAATTTGATCGGGTCGATTACGCTCTTCGTGATCGACGGTCCTACCTCCTTCATGAACACCCCGGTCAAGGCTGAGGGCGTATCGCCCGTTGAGTTCCTGGCGACCGCGAGCATCTGGGACAAGATGTTCAACTACAGTTGGATGCCGCTCAACATGCATCGACTCGTCGGGAACGTGACGTTCGGCGGGTTCGTGGCCGGACTGATTGCCGCGTACATGTACATGGGGTCGACGAAGGACGAAGAGCGGGCCTATTACGATTGGATGGGATTCGTCGGCAATATGATCGGCGTGGGAGCGCTTCTGTTCCTTCCGTTCATGGGCTATCTGTTGGCCTATGAGTTGTGCGACTACGATGCGTCGATCTGTCCCTACATGATGGCTGACCAGTTATCGATGTTCTTTGAAATGCAGGGGGCGATGATCGGCCTCATCTTCCTGGCCAGTAACTATTACATTTGGCTCAGTATGAAGCGTATCGAGGGAGTCGAGAAGGTCCGCATGACCATCATCGCCCCGATCGTCATGATCATACTTCCCTTGGTCATGACCAAGGTGTTGACGGACTATCCGGCACCCGATCCTAAGTCGCTGATGTTCCTCGTGCCGATGTTGCTGGCGCCGGCCATTCTCGGCCGCTTTATCCCGATCACGGTCTCCTCGCGGACGGTCATCAAGATCGGCTTCCTGATGGTGGTGGTGGGAAATGCAATCTGGCTCACGCCGCACGGGTTTGCGCCGACGGGAGCCAAGCTGGTGGCTGAATTGGAATTGCCGTCAGATTGGAACTTCCTGGCGTTGATGCCGGCGAAGAATTCAGCGGCGTTCACACTCGTCTTTGTCACGGTCGTCAATTACATCATCTATAATCGAGCGGTGACGCAAGGGACCATCGTCTGGGGCAAGATCGATTATGCCTCGCAATTCGTCTTGATTTTCCTGGCCTTCAGCGCGATTTGGACGATGGGGCTAATGGGCGCGGTTCGCTCGCTCCTGCGGAAGTACTTTCACACGTATAACTTGCTGCCGGACTTTACGGCGGAATCGTTTACCCCGACCTTGGCGTATTCGGCGTGGTACATCACGGGTATTACCGTGGTGTTCTATGCGGTGGTCAGTTTCGCGATTATCGTGACGCTGCGCGCATCGCATCCCAAAGAGCATGCGCCTGAGGGCAGTCCGGTTCCGGCTGGGGCGAAGTAA
- a CDS encoding c-type cytochrome, translating to MGKAIIKIIVGLVIGVGLYVATMALDFPPVFRWLFFGYAVLGTIVFLILDAPTMKVMSGGKALVSLLVFYAILCTVFISGASLWPQYDPEDEKGKIVKILKGKPNILDPWKADEVIARTKELDLKAKELTERIKALGTVQGAAGQETGAAAAPVAAGASGGDVLKIGEEQWQLQECYNCHKLNGEGGKKRGPELDNIGTLLPQEEIARKILDPKSYKAEGFDAEYDKGKMPDKYKDLMELKDVQALAAWLATFKNTSVNTPKPIKMK from the coding sequence ATGGGCAAGGCAATCATCAAGATTATCGTCGGACTCGTGATCGGCGTCGGCCTCTATGTGGCCACGATGGCGCTTGATTTTCCGCCTGTCTTCCGATGGCTTTTCTTTGGGTATGCCGTGCTGGGTACCATCGTGTTCCTGATTCTGGATGCGCCGACGATGAAGGTGATGAGCGGCGGCAAAGCGCTCGTGTCCCTCCTGGTCTTCTACGCGATTTTGTGTACGGTATTCATTTCCGGTGCGTCGCTCTGGCCGCAGTACGATCCGGAAGATGAAAAAGGAAAAATCGTCAAGATTCTGAAAGGCAAGCCCAACATACTCGATCCCTGGAAGGCCGATGAAGTCATCGCGCGCACCAAGGAATTGGATCTCAAGGCTAAGGAATTGACCGAGCGGATCAAGGCGCTGGGGACCGTGCAGGGCGCTGCCGGTCAAGAAACCGGCGCGGCGGCGGCCCCTGTGGCTGCGGGCGCCTCCGGCGGCGATGTTCTCAAGATCGGTGAAGAGCAATGGCAGCTTCAGGAGTGCTACAACTGCCACAAGTTGAATGGCGAAGGCGGGAAGAAGCGCGGCCCAGAGCTCGATAATATCGGGACGCTCTTGCCGCAAGAGGAGATCGCCAGAAAGATTCTCGATCCGAAGTCCTATAAGGCGGAAGGCTTCGATGCCGAGTACGACAAGGGAAAGATGCCGGATAAATATAAGGACTTGATGGAGCTTAAGGATGTGCAGGCCTTGGCTGCCTGGCTCGCGACGTTCAAGAATACGTCGGTCAATACTCCGAAACCCATCAAGATGAAGTAA
- a CDS encoding cytochrome b: MQQTPPSSTELSALEKVIAFVDERVGLKTIQAKMLNEPVPGGSRWAYVFGSILLFIFIMQAVTGILLMFYYVPTADHAFASTQYIIHEVDYGWFLLSYHFWGSTAMVVCVFAHMSQVFLWGAYKSPRELIWLVGLALFGIVMGFGFTGYLLPWDQRAYWATTVGVEIMDKTPVIGDFMARFLKGGAIPGQMTLSRFFVVHVMILPAALMGLAGLHIFLFRAAGPAGPFRGTTEEIKAKTDYFFPRQIWKDIVGMIAVFFTICALAFWEPVVLLEEATPDPGDYHPEPEWYFLFLFQLLRLKMFGGEFGQFLGAIALPGAFMALLAALPFIDKDPERNIFKRPIALIGWIVVMAMILLFTVAAIINREFLD, from the coding sequence ATGCAACAGACACCGCCCTCCTCAACTGAGCTTTCCGCACTCGAAAAGGTCATTGCCTTTGTCGATGAGCGGGTCGGCCTTAAGACGATTCAAGCGAAGATGCTCAATGAGCCGGTTCCCGGAGGCTCTCGCTGGGCCTACGTCTTCGGCTCCATTCTTTTGTTCATTTTCATCATGCAGGCCGTCACCGGCATTCTGCTGATGTTCTACTATGTGCCGACCGCCGACCACGCGTTTGCCAGCACGCAATACATCATTCATGAAGTCGATTACGGGTGGTTCCTCCTTAGTTACCACTTCTGGGGCTCCACTGCGATGGTGGTCTGCGTCTTTGCGCATATGTCTCAGGTCTTTCTCTGGGGTGCCTACAAGAGCCCGCGTGAATTGATCTGGCTGGTTGGTCTGGCTCTCTTCGGCATCGTCATGGGTTTTGGGTTTACCGGCTATCTGCTTCCGTGGGATCAGCGCGCCTATTGGGCGACTACGGTCGGCGTGGAAATCATGGACAAGACGCCGGTCATCGGAGATTTCATGGCCCGCTTCCTCAAGGGGGGGGCGATTCCAGGACAAATGACGCTCAGCCGCTTCTTTGTCGTACATGTGATGATTCTGCCTGCGGCCTTGATGGGCCTGGCCGGTTTGCATATTTTCCTGTTCCGAGCGGCCGGTCCTGCCGGTCCTTTCCGCGGCACGACCGAGGAGATCAAGGCGAAGACGGACTACTTCTTCCCGCGCCAAATCTGGAAAGATATCGTCGGGATGATCGCCGTGTTTTTCACCATCTGCGCGCTGGCCTTCTGGGAGCCGGTGGTGCTGCTCGAAGAAGCGACGCCCGATCCGGGCGACTATCATCCTGAGCCGGAGTGGTATTTCCTGTTCCTGTTTCAATTGTTGCGGCTCAAGATGTTCGGCGGCGAGTTCGGTCAGTTTCTGGGCGCCATCGCCTTGCCGGGCGCGTTCATGGCCCTGCTGGCCGCGTTGCCCTTCATCGACAAAGATCCGGAGCGGAACATTTTCAAGCGCCCCATTGCCCTGATCGGCTGGATTGTCGTGATGGCAATGATTCTGCTCTTTACCGTGGCCGCCATTATCAACCGGGAATTTTTGGACTAG
- a CDS encoding carboxypeptidase-like regulatory domain-containing protein, with the protein MEWKTRRKSGFRWIVVVAIAGICAFVVHPAVLYATHEADHRYTVEGFVCSADGKPSANTEVLVKDTRVSYGQTVITDDGGYYRAAFHLHNDNLGDPLLVEAKGEQQHHKIQFDPKDLESERKIQVNFGSGCVHDRSAPPAWLWIVLGVVGGAVALLVGVKVVRSQRKSGGRREKGQGKQKK; encoded by the coding sequence GTGGAGTGGAAAACAAGAAGGAAGTCTGGCTTTCGGTGGATAGTCGTCGTCGCCATAGCTGGTATCTGCGCCTTCGTTGTACATCCAGCCGTTCTGTACGCCACTCATGAAGCAGACCATCGGTATACGGTCGAAGGATTCGTATGTAGCGCCGATGGGAAGCCGAGCGCCAATACCGAAGTTTTAGTCAAGGATACGCGAGTCTCATATGGGCAGACCGTCATTACGGATGACGGCGGGTATTATAGGGCGGCGTTTCACCTGCACAATGACAATCTAGGTGATCCGCTCCTGGTTGAGGCGAAGGGCGAGCAGCAGCATCATAAAATTCAGTTCGACCCGAAGGATCTTGAGAGCGAACGAAAGATCCAGGTCAATTTCGGGTCCGGTTGTGTGCATGATCGTTCGGCGCCTCCGGCCTGGTTGTGGATTGTTCTTGGGGTAGTCGGTGGGGCGGTGGCTCTCTTGGTTGGGGTGAAAGTCGTCCGGTCTCAGCGTAAGTCAGGTGGAAGGCGAGAGAAGGGGCAGGGTAAGCAGAAAAAGTAA
- a CDS encoding c-type cytochrome, protein MKMSWHLMMVLGLGLTLAGCGGGEGGGEGPVVPPPPAPAEYADKHMPAGWWADAAKLEEGRKLFIGETNPDVNCASCHGKDGKPVKAGARDFRVSDRMKLYSDAVWFWRISEGVPNTKMKAWKSKLSDEDRWKLVLYERNFGLAGKGWDEGKKAWVDAAAVSAAPAAAAPAAPEAAPAAPAPAGK, encoded by the coding sequence ATGAAAATGTCATGGCATTTGATGATGGTGCTGGGTCTGGGTTTGACGCTGGCTGGTTGCGGCGGAGGTGAGGGTGGTGGTGAAGGCCCGGTGGTTCCTCCTCCTCCTGCCCCTGCTGAGTACGCTGACAAGCATATGCCGGCCGGTTGGTGGGCGGATGCTGCCAAGCTCGAAGAGGGTCGGAAGTTGTTTATCGGCGAAACGAATCCCGATGTGAATTGTGCTAGCTGTCACGGTAAGGATGGCAAGCCGGTCAAGGCGGGCGCTCGCGATTTCCGCGTCAGCGATCGAATGAAGTTGTACTCCGATGCCGTGTGGTTCTGGCGTATTTCTGAGGGCGTGCCGAACACCAAGATGAAAGCCTGGAAGAGTAAGTTGTCGGACGAAGATCGCTGGAAGCTCGTGTTGTATGAGCGCAACTTCGGCTTGGCCGGTAAGGGCTGGGATGAAGGCAAGAAGGCGTGGGTTGATGCGGCGGCTGTGTCGGCGGCTCCTGCGGCGGCGGCACCAGCGGCACCTGAAGCGGCACCGGCTGCCCCGGCTCCGGCTGGCAAGTAG
- a CDS encoding c-type cytochrome, with amino-acid sequence MSEVVKLQLIGLSVIGSGVLILLFIRSQFLRVIGFVAIVLGLFSLVALAVPQMASLPPAEESIDIASIKTPADMASIGQKIFFSKGQCALCHTIGPSESARCPDLKGIGAKLSREFIFESLTQPQAYIYLDYRHEGLPKEYPARMPYINKNPIGLSKNEILSVIAFLQQMSGEPISVNPSELEMPGAAPAAPVKSAQAETVTVAQAK; translated from the coding sequence ATGAGTGAAGTCGTCAAATTGCAGTTGATTGGCCTCTCGGTTATCGGGAGCGGAGTCCTTATTCTGCTTTTTATCCGCTCGCAGTTTTTGCGGGTGATCGGATTTGTGGCTATCGTCCTCGGCCTCTTCTCGCTGGTCGCCTTGGCGGTACCCCAGATGGCCTCCTTGCCACCGGCGGAAGAAAGTATCGATATCGCCAGTATCAAGACGCCGGCCGATATGGCCTCGATCGGCCAGAAGATTTTCTTCAGCAAGGGCCAGTGCGCCCTCTGCCATACCATTGGTCCGAGCGAGTCCGCCCGCTGTCCCGATCTCAAAGGTATCGGGGCCAAGCTGAGCCGGGAATTCATCTTCGAAAGTTTGACTCAGCCGCAGGCCTACATCTATCTCGACTATCGCCACGAAGGGCTGCCGAAGGAATATCCGGCCCGCATGCCCTACATCAATAAGAATCCCATCGGGCTGTCAAAAAACGAAATTCTCTCCGTGATCGCGTTCCTGCAGCAGATGAGCGGCGAACCGATCTCGGTGAATCCGTCTGAACTGGAAATGCCGGGGGCGGCTCCGGCGGCTCCCGTGAAGTCGGCTCAAGCTGAAACCGTGACTGTCGCGCAAGCGAAGTAA